A genomic region of Eucalyptus grandis isolate ANBG69807.140 chromosome 5, ASM1654582v1, whole genome shotgun sequence contains the following coding sequences:
- the LOC104429184 gene encoding UPF0481 protein At3g47200: MSSMEPDKSDSIAPLDKSLQSMRSDDEEQWYWKMRSIYRVPARITAPNREAYQSQVVSFGPYHHGEAHLLPMEEHKHRAVRHFLKRSKKPMERFFESLREVAQDLEESYDALDPKWKAGSSEGAARLFLELMITDGCFMLEILRFATNEVDDYAPNDPIFSYHRTIHIMTDICKDMLMLENQLPILVLDRLVAVESDGKKDDEFVSRLLLKVFPLLSRGITRSGKCLHVLDVLRNSMLMEPEKKDEEDDESVNRFILKFRSPSKGITWMGKCLHVLDVVRNSMLMEPKKKDEVKREDIREIIQLASATELSEHGIKFKRSKTDGNKDISFAGGALTLPKIWVDESTMSNFLNFTAFEYLHVGIENEVMSYIYCMDQIINTGQDVALLRAQGIIGNYLESDEAVDKMFNSLGKVVTINPSRSLRDVLEKVNKYRNKRWNRWRANLIHTYLRNPWVALSLIAAVFLFALTIIQTVYSVLGYYK; encoded by the exons ATGTCTTCTATGGAACCGGACAAGTCCGACTCGATTGCCCCACTTGACAAGAGCCTCCAGTCCATGCGCTCCGATGACGAGGAGCAATGGTACTGGAAGATGCGGTCCATCTACAGGGTCCCCGCACGAATCACCGCCCCCAACCGCGAGGCCTACCAGTCACAAGTTGTCTCCTTCGGCCCCTACCACCACGGCGAGGCCCACCTCCTCCCCATGGAGGAACACAAGCACCGCGCTGTCCGCCACTTCCTTAAGCGGTCCAAGAAGCCTATGGAGCGCTTCTTCGAGTCCCTGAGGGAGGTGGCGCAGGACCTTGAGGAGAGCTACGACGCGCTGGATCCGAAGTGGAAGGCAGGCAGCAGTGAGGGCGCGGCACGCCTGTTCCTGGAGCTGATGATAACTGACGGCTGCTTCATGCTCGAGATCTTGAGGTTCGCAACCAACGAGGTGGATGACTACGCGCCCAACGACCCCATCTTCAGTTACCACAGGACCATCCACATAATGACAGACATTTGCAAGGATATGCTGATGTTGGAGAATCAGCTTCCGATACTAGTGCTGGATCGGCTGGTGGCTGTGGAGAGCGATGGCAAGAAG GACGACGAATTCGTCAGCAGGCTCCTCCTCAAGGTCTTCCCGCTCCTCAGCAGGGGCATCACAAGGTCGGGCAAATGCTTGCACGTCCTGGACGTTTTAAGGAACAGCATGCTGATGGAGCCCGAGAAGAAGGACGAGGAG GACGACGAATCCGTCAACAGGTTCATCCTCAAGTTCCGCTCCCCCAGCAAGGGCATCACATGGATGGGCAAATGCCTGCATGTCCTGGACGTTGTCAGGAACAGCATGCTGATGGAGCCCAAGAAGAAGGACGAGGTGAAGAGGGAGGACATTCGGGAGATTATACAATTGGCCTCGGCCACCGAGCTCAGCGAGCATGGGATCAAGTTCAAGAGGAGCAAGACCGACGGCAACAAGGACATCTCCTTTGCGGGTGGGGCCCTGACGCTCCCCAAGATCTGGGTGGATGAAAGCACCATGTCCAATTTCCTCAACTTCACGGCGTTCGAGTACCTCCATGTCGGGATTGAAAACGAGGTCATGTCCTACATCTACTGCATGGACCAAATAATCAACACCGGGCAGGACGTTGCGCTGCTCCGCGCCCAGGGTATCATCGGGAATTATCTGGAGAGCGATGAGGCTGTAGACAAGATGTTCAACTCGCTGGGCAAGGTTGTGACGATCAACCCCAGCCGCAGCCTCAGGGACGTGCTCGAGAAGGTCAACAAGTACCGCAATAAGCGCTGGAACAGGTGGAGGGCTAATCTCATCCACACCTACTTGAGGAATCCTTGGGTTGCATTGTCTCTCATCGCTGCCGTCTTCCTCTTTGCGCTCACCATAATTCAGACTGTATATTCCGTGCTCGGCTACTACAAATGA